The Streptococcus oralis Uo5 genome includes a window with the following:
- a CDS encoding EVE domain-containing protein, with product MPRYWVGVVSKNHVLRGVEGNFCQVCHGKGGPLNRMKKGDYLLYYSPKYDMNGQDKLQAFVAVGKIIDDKAYQVEQFEGFFPFRRNVEYYLPVKDCSIEIARQHPEWRDYTSRLRYGHFEVSKDFFLHIFQHMKMDDEV from the coding sequence ATGCCTAGATATTGGGTCGGAGTTGTTTCAAAGAACCATGTTTTAAGAGGAGTTGAGGGAAATTTTTGTCAGGTCTGTCATGGAAAGGGAGGCCCCTTAAATCGTATGAAAAAAGGTGACTATCTTTTATACTATAGTCCAAAATACGATATGAATGGTCAAGATAAGTTACAGGCTTTTGTGGCCGTAGGTAAAATTATAGATGACAAAGCCTATCAAGTAGAGCAATTTGAAGGATTCTTTCCCTTTAGACGAAATGTCGAGTATTATCTACCAGTCAAAGATTGTTCCATAGAAATAGCTAGACAACATCCTGAATGGAGAGACTATACTTCTCGACTTCGTTATGGACATTTTGAAGTTTCCAAAGACTTTTTCCTCCATATTTTTCAGCATATGAAAATGGATGATGAAGTATGA
- a CDS encoding TraX family protein — protein MKKWNATQLKYLMAAVMVLDHIPHITGIVSPLWEGIFHALTRCVGVWFAYMAMEGFIHTRNLKNYLIRLWSWAIIMFAGNSLLNALFASKGVMVNNNIFLTLAIGVTMLWIGFPRKELDKKEKLWRRIGVAGLLIFGCLFTEGGITMLPFLLISYSCRNRKGLRNLLYAFLWAFLLVTSIQIYDTWHQTLGMMLFNSDWLFVTVFPFMALYNGQRGKETSWSKYFFYIFYPAHLWIITLIAYWVK, from the coding sequence ATGAAAAAATGGAATGCGACGCAGTTGAAGTACCTGATGGCGGCAGTAATGGTTCTAGACCATATCCCTCATATCACCGGAATCGTTTCTCCTCTGTGGGAAGGTATCTTTCACGCCTTGACCCGTTGTGTAGGAGTTTGGTTTGCCTATATGGCTATGGAAGGATTCATTCATACTCGGAATTTGAAAAACTACCTCATCCGCCTTTGGAGTTGGGCGATTATCATGTTTGCTGGAAATAGCCTACTAAATGCCCTATTTGCATCCAAAGGAGTAATGGTAAATAACAACATTTTCCTGACTTTGGCCATCGGTGTCACCATGCTTTGGATTGGTTTTCCCAGAAAAGAGTTGGATAAAAAGGAGAAGTTGTGGCGTCGGATTGGAGTTGCTGGGCTCTTGATTTTCGGTTGTCTTTTTACTGAGGGTGGTATTACTATGCTACCATTTCTCTTGATTAGTTACTCTTGTCGAAATCGCAAGGGATTGCGAAATCTCCTATATGCTTTTCTCTGGGCCTTTCTGTTAGTGACTTCCATCCAAATTTACGACACTTGGCACCAAACACTGGGAATGATGCTTTTCAATTCTGACTGGCTCTTTGTCACCGTCTTTCCTTTTATGGCCTTGTATAATGGACAGCGAGGAAAAGAAACCAGTTGGAGTAAATATTTTTTTTATATTTTCTACCCAGCTCATTTATGGATTATTACCCTGATTGCTTATTGGGTTAAGTAG
- the aguB gene encoding N-carbamoylputrescine amidase: MRNVRVAAIQMQCAKDVATNIQTAERLVRQAAEQGAQIILLPELFERPYFCQERQYDYYQYAQSVEENTAIQYFKSIAKELEVVLPISFYEKDGNVLYNSIAVIDADGEVVGVYRKTHIPDDHYYQEKFYFTPGNTGFKVWDTRYAKIGIGICWDQWFPETARCLALNGAELLFYPTAIGSEPILDTDSCGHWQRTMQGHAAANIVPVIAANRYGLEEVSPSEENGGQSSSLDFYGSSFMTDETGAILERAERQGEAILLATYDLDKGASERLNWGLFRDRRPEMYQRITD; this comes from the coding sequence ATGAGAAATGTAAGAGTTGCAGCCATTCAGATGCAATGCGCTAAGGATGTGGCAACAAATATCCAAACCGCAGAGCGTTTAGTACGTCAGGCTGCAGAACAAGGCGCACAAATTATTCTTTTACCCGAATTGTTTGAACGTCCCTATTTCTGTCAGGAGCGTCAGTATGACTACTACCAATATGCCCAGTCAGTGGAAGAAAATACAGCCATTCAATATTTTAAATCGATTGCTAAGGAACTAGAAGTTGTTTTACCGATCAGTTTCTATGAAAAAGATGGCAATGTCTTGTATAACTCTATTGCTGTCATTGATGCTGATGGGGAAGTGGTGGGCGTTTATCGGAAGACCCACATACCAGATGACCATTATTATCAAGAAAAGTTTTATTTTACGCCTGGTAACACTGGCTTCAAGGTCTGGGATACTCGCTACGCTAAAATTGGGATCGGCATCTGTTGGGATCAATGGTTCCCCGAAACAGCGCGCTGTCTTGCATTGAATGGTGCTGAATTGCTCTTTTATCCAACAGCTATCGGTTCGGAACCTATTTTGGATACAGACAGTTGTGGTCACTGGCAACGTACTATGCAAGGGCACGCAGCAGCAAATATTGTTCCAGTCATTGCAGCCAATCGTTACGGTTTGGAAGAAGTCTCTCCTAGTGAGGAAAATGGTGGACAGAGTTCCAGTCTTGACTTCTACGGTTCGTCCTTTATGACGGATGAAACAGGAGCTATTTTAGAGAGAGCTGAAAGACAAGGAGAAGCAATTCTGTTAGCGACCTATGACCTTGACAAGGGAGCAAGTGAACGCCTCAACTGGGGACTGTTTCGAGATAGAAGACCAGAAATGTACCAACGAATTACGGACTAG
- the aguA gene encoding agmatine deiminase, which produces MMDSPKKLGYRMPAEYEPHHGTIMIWPTRPGSWPFQGKAAKRAFSQIIKTIAEGETVYLLVEQDYQSEAQSYLGDKVVYLDIPTNDAWARDTGPTILVNDKRDKLAVDWSFNAWGGAVDGLYQDYEDDDQVASRFAQALEMPVYEAKPFVLEGGAIHSDGQGTILVTESCLLSAGRNPYLSKEEIENTLLECLGAEKVIWLPYGIYQDETNEHVDNVAAFVGPAELVLAWTDDKSDPQYAMSAADLEILEKETDAKGRTFTIHKLPIPAIRQVVTKEDLPGYTYEDGEEERYEGERLAASYVNFYIANKAVLVPQFEDVNDQVALDILSKCFPDRKVIGIPARDILLGGGNIHCITQQIPE; this is translated from the coding sequence ATGATGGACAGTCCAAAGAAATTAGGCTACCGTATGCCGGCAGAGTATGAACCACACCATGGCACCATCATGATCTGGCCGACTCGACCAGGTTCATGGCCCTTCCAAGGAAAGGCTGCCAAAAGAGCATTTAGCCAAATTATCAAAACCATAGCCGAAGGGGAAACCGTTTATCTCTTGGTGGAGCAGGACTATCAATCTGAAGCCCAATCCTATCTCGGAGACAAGGTCGTTTATCTAGATATTCCTACCAATGATGCCTGGGCCCGTGATACTGGTCCGACTATTCTCGTCAATGATAAAAGAGACAAGTTGGCAGTCGATTGGTCTTTCAATGCCTGGGGTGGAGCAGTCGATGGTCTTTATCAAGATTATGAAGATGATGACCAAGTAGCTAGTCGTTTTGCTCAGGCCTTGGAAATGCCTGTTTACGAAGCTAAACCTTTTGTACTGGAAGGTGGCGCGATACACAGCGATGGTCAAGGAACCATTCTCGTGACTGAAAGCTGCCTTCTGAGCGCTGGTCGCAATCCTTATCTCAGTAAAGAGGAAATCGAAAACACCTTATTAGAGTGCCTTGGCGCTGAAAAAGTTATCTGGCTTCCTTATGGTATTTATCAGGACGAAACCAATGAACACGTTGACAATGTTGCAGCCTTCGTTGGTCCTGCAGAGCTTGTTCTAGCTTGGACAGACGACAAAAGTGATCCTCAGTATGCTATGTCTGCAGCCGACCTTGAGATTTTAGAAAAGGAAACGGATGCAAAAGGTCGCACTTTCACTATTCATAAGCTTCCTATTCCAGCTATTCGTCAGGTTGTCACTAAGGAGGATTTACCAGGTTATACCTATGAAGATGGGGAAGAGGAGCGTTATGAGGGCGAGCGTCTTGCAGCTTCCTATGTCAATTTCTATATTGCCAACAAGGCTGTCTTAGTTCCACAGTTTGAGGATGTTAACGACCAAGTAGCCCTAGATATTCTCAGCAAGTGTTTTCCAGACCGTAAAGTTATCGGAATACCAGCCAGGGATATTCTCTTAGGTGGTGGCAATATCCACTGTATCACCCAACAAATCCCAGAATAG
- a CDS encoding MarR family winged helix-turn-helix transcriptional regulator: MPQYQFNSIYKNDETESTGLLFIKVYNKWESNLKRVLKSVGLTLPQFIVLTSLLFLNNREEYVTQVDIARFTGMDVMTVSQIVRLLEKKDYIRRDQHPKDSRAKLVSVTKSGAEKVNQALPLVEGIDEKFFEKLSNDRECFNRMLVVLEDKNA; the protein is encoded by the coding sequence ATGCCACAATATCAGTTTAATTCAATTTATAAAAACGATGAAACAGAGTCTACAGGTCTTCTTTTCATTAAAGTTTACAACAAATGGGAAAGTAATTTAAAAAGAGTTTTGAAATCGGTTGGCCTCACTTTGCCTCAATTTATCGTTTTAACCTCGCTCTTGTTTTTGAACAATAGAGAGGAATATGTAACGCAAGTTGATATTGCTCGTTTCACCGGTATGGATGTCATGACGGTTTCCCAGATTGTTAGACTACTGGAGAAGAAGGACTACATTAGACGTGATCAACATCCAAAGGATAGTCGGGCAAAACTGGTCTCAGTGACGAAGTCTGGCGCGGAGAAGGTCAATCAAGCTTTACCCTTAGTAGAAGGGATTGATGAAAAATTTTTTGAAAAACTATCTAACGATAGAGAATGTTTTAATCGTATGTTAGTAGTGCTGGAGGATAAAAATGCCTAG
- a CDS encoding Cof-type HAD-IIB family hydrolase, which translates to MIKLLALDMDGTLLNEAKEIPQAHITAIHQAIEKGVKLVLCTGRPLFGVLPYYKKLGLDLQNEYVIVNNGCSTHQTSDWSLVDWQELSPADIEYLYDLAEKSDVQLTLFDEEHYFVLGGKPNEIVQNDAKLVFSDLTEISLEEATSGKYRMFQGMFLGNKEQTDDFEQRFAEELCQRFSGVRSQPVIYEAMPLGTTKATALSRLAAILKIEPSEIMAMGDANNDIEMLQFAGLGIAMGNASDHVKSLANDVTTSNEEDGVARAIEKYIL; encoded by the coding sequence ATGATTAAACTACTAGCCTTGGATATGGATGGAACCCTCCTCAATGAAGCCAAGGAAATCCCTCAAGCCCACATTACTGCCATTCACCAAGCCATTGAAAAAGGTGTCAAACTGGTTCTCTGTACAGGTCGCCCTCTTTTCGGTGTCCTCCCCTACTATAAAAAACTAGGTCTTGACCTCCAGAACGAGTACGTCATCGTCAATAATGGTTGTTCAACTCACCAGACCAGTGACTGGAGTCTAGTGGACTGGCAAGAACTCAGCCCAGCTGATATTGAATACCTCTATGACCTAGCTGAAAAAAGCGACGTCCAGTTGACTCTCTTTGATGAAGAACATTATTTTGTTCTTGGTGGCAAGCCAAATGAAATCGTTCAAAATGATGCAAAACTAGTCTTTTCAGACCTGACTGAAATTTCACTTGAGGAAGCCACCAGTGGTAAATATCGTATGTTCCAAGGCATGTTTTTGGGCAACAAAGAACAAACAGACGATTTTGAGCAACGCTTTGCTGAGGAGCTCTGCCAACGTTTTAGCGGCGTTCGTTCGCAGCCTGTCATTTATGAAGCCATGCCACTTGGAACTACCAAGGCTACTGCTCTTTCTCGACTAGCTGCGATTTTGAAGATCGAGCCCTCAGAAATTATGGCCATGGGTGATGCTAATAACGATATCGAAATGCTCCAGTTTGCAGGACTTGGCATTGCTATGGGAAATGCTAGCGACCATGTCAAATCCTTAGCCAATGACGTCACAACCAGCAATGAAGAAGATGGTGTTGCACGTGCCATTGAGAAGTATATTTTATAA
- the rexB gene encoding ATP-dependent nuclease subunit B yields MKLLYTDIRTSLTEILTREAEELVAGGKRVFYIAPNSLSFEKERAVLECLSQQASFAITVTRFAQMARYLVLNDLPAKTSLDDIGLGMAFYKCLAELDPKELRVYGAIKQEPQFIQQLIELYHEMTTAQMSFLDLESLTDEDKRADLLLIFEKVTAYLNQGQLAQGSQLAHLIEAIENGKVSSDFSQLALVIGGFTRFSAEEERVVDLLHRKGVEIVIGSYASKKAYTSPFAEGNLYQASVEFLHHLGAKYQTPAQDRSQTHEKIDSFDKASRLLESSYDFSELTLEIDEKDRKNLQIWSCLTQKEELELVARSIRQKLHDHPELSYKHFRILLGDVASYQLSLKTIFDQYQIPFYLGRSESMAHHPLTQYVESILRLKRYRFRQEDLINLLRTGLYTDLSQADIDAFEQYLRYLGINGLPAFQQTFTKSHHGKFDLERLNALRLRVLEPLETIFASRKQKAENLLQKWSIFLKNTALSKQMQDLTATMEALEQERQAEVWKAFCHVLEQFATVFAGSQVSLEDFLALLHSGMSLSQYRTIPATVDTVLVQSYDLIAPLTADFVYAIGLTQDHLPKIAQNTSLLTDEERQNLNQATEEGAQLLIASSENLKKNRYTMLSLVNAARKQLVLSAPSLLNENESKESAYLHELVSFGFRRREKTMNHKNLSKKDMGSYHSLLSSLVAYHQQSETNDTEQDLTFVKVLARVMGKKLDQKGLTNPALPTSPSSKPLEKETLQALYPADKEFYLSTSGLTEFYRNEYSYFLRYVLGLQEELRLRPDARSHGNFLHRIFEHALKLPAENPFDQRLEQAIKETSQEREFEAIYQESLEAQFTKEVLVDVARTTGHILRHNPAIETIQEEATFGGKDQAFIQLDNGRSVHVRGKVDRIDRLKADGALGVVDYKSSLTQFQFSNFFNGLNSQLPTYLAALKGEGEQNFFGAMYLEMAEPVQSLLNVKSLAGAVAEASKSMKYQGLFLEKESSHLGEFYSKNKANQLTDEEFHLLLDYNAHLYKKAAEKILEGQFAINPYTENGRSIAPYVQQHHAITGFEANYHLGQARFLEKLHLADGKRLVGEKLKQAWFEKMREELNR; encoded by the coding sequence ATGAAATTACTTTATACTGATATTCGGACTTCTTTGACAGAAATCTTGACCAGAGAGGCAGAAGAGCTAGTTGCTGGGGGCAAGCGGGTCTTCTACATCGCCCCCAACTCTCTTTCATTTGAAAAAGAACGCGCCGTGCTGGAATGCTTGTCCCAGCAGGCTTCTTTTGCGATTACCGTCACGCGTTTTGCTCAGATGGCTCGTTACCTGGTTTTAAATGATTTGCCTGCCAAGACCAGTCTTGATGATATCGGGCTTGGGATGGCTTTTTATAAATGTCTTGCAGAACTCGATCCTAAAGAATTGCGAGTTTATGGTGCCATTAAGCAGGAACCTCAATTTATCCAGCAGTTGATTGAACTTTATCATGAGATGACGACTGCTCAGATGAGTTTTTTGGACTTGGAAAGTTTAACAGATGAGGATAAGCGAGCGGATTTACTCTTGATTTTTGAGAAAGTGACTGCCTATCTCAATCAAGGTCAGTTGGCTCAGGGAAGTCAGTTGGCCCATTTGATTGAGGCTATTGAAAATGGCAAGGTAAGTAGTGATTTTAGTCAGCTTGCTCTGGTCATTGGCGGTTTTACCCGTTTTTCCGCCGAAGAAGAGCGTGTAGTGGATCTGCTCCATCGAAAAGGTGTCGAGATTGTCATTGGTTCTTATGCAAGTAAGAAGGCCTATACCAGTCCTTTCGCTGAAGGGAATCTCTACCAAGCCAGTGTAGAATTTCTTCATCATTTGGGGGCAAAATACCAAACACCTGCTCAGGATCGTTCTCAGACTCATGAGAAGATAGATAGTTTTGACAAAGCCTCTCGTTTGCTGGAGTCTTCTTATGACTTTTCAGAGCTGACTTTGGAGATCGATGAGAAGGACCGAAAAAACCTGCAAATCTGGTCTTGTTTGACACAAAAGGAAGAGTTGGAATTAGTAGCCCGTAGCATTCGTCAGAAATTACATGACCATCCAGAACTGAGTTACAAGCATTTTCGCATTCTCTTAGGGGATGTGGCTTCTTACCAGTTATCACTGAAAACCATTTTTGACCAGTACCAGATTCCTTTCTATCTTGGTAGAAGTGAATCCATGGCTCACCACCCTTTGACTCAGTATGTCGAATCTATTTTGCGTTTAAAACGCTACCGTTTCCGTCAGGAGGATTTGATTAATCTCCTCAGAACTGGTCTATATACTGACCTTAGCCAAGCGGATATTGATGCTTTTGAGCAATATCTCCGCTATCTTGGTATCAATGGCTTGCCAGCTTTTCAGCAGACCTTCACAAAATCTCACCACGGAAAATTTGATTTAGAGCGTTTAAATGCTCTTCGTCTGCGAGTTTTGGAGCCACTTGAAACCATATTTGCCAGTCGAAAACAAAAGGCTGAAAATCTCTTGCAAAAGTGGAGTATTTTTCTAAAAAATACTGCTTTAAGCAAGCAAATGCAAGACTTGACAGCTACTATGGAAGCTCTAGAACAGGAAAGACAAGCTGAAGTTTGGAAAGCCTTCTGCCATGTTTTAGAACAATTTGCGACGGTTTTTGCTGGTTCACAAGTTAGTCTGGAGGACTTCCTGGCCTTGCTTCATTCTGGGATGAGCCTTTCTCAGTACCGTACTATTCCAGCAACAGTGGACACAGTTCTGGTGCAGAGTTATGATCTGATTGCCCCTCTGACCGCTGACTTTGTCTACGCTATTGGGCTGACTCAGGATCATTTACCAAAAATTGCGCAAAACACCAGTCTTTTGACAGACGAAGAAAGACAAAATCTAAACCAAGCGACTGAAGAGGGAGCGCAATTACTGATTGCAAGTAGCGAAAATCTCAAGAAAAATCGCTATACCATGCTTTCTTTAGTCAATGCTGCTCGTAAGCAGTTGGTGTTATCCGCTCCAAGTCTTCTCAATGAAAACGAAAGCAAGGAATCTGCTTATCTTCATGAACTGGTGAGTTTTGGATTTAGAAGAAGAGAAAAGACAATGAACCATAAAAATCTTAGCAAAAAAGATATGGGTTCATATCACAGTCTCTTGTCTAGTCTGGTTGCCTACCATCAGCAGAGCGAGACGAATGATACTGAGCAAGATTTGACCTTTGTTAAGGTTCTGGCGCGTGTGATGGGTAAAAAACTAGATCAAAAAGGCCTTACAAATCCAGCACTCCCAACTAGCCCAAGCAGCAAGCCATTAGAGAAAGAGACCTTGCAGGCTCTCTATCCCGCTGACAAAGAGTTTTACCTGTCTACGTCTGGTTTGACTGAGTTTTACCGCAATGAATACAGTTATTTTCTCCGTTATGTCTTAGGTTTGCAGGAAGAATTGCGGCTTCGTCCAGATGCTCGCAGTCACGGGAATTTCTTGCACCGCATTTTTGAGCATGCCTTGAAACTACCTGCTGAAAATCCATTTGACCAGCGTTTGGAGCAAGCTATTAAGGAAACCAGTCAAGAACGGGAATTTGAAGCCATTTATCAGGAAAGTTTGGAAGCTCAGTTTACCAAGGAAGTTCTGGTTGATGTCGCGCGGACAACTGGTCATATCCTTCGTCATAATCCAGCCATCGAAACCATCCAAGAGGAAGCAACATTTGGTGGCAAGGATCAAGCCTTTATTCAATTGGATAATGGTCGCAGTGTCCATGTGCGTGGCAAGGTTGACCGAATCGACCGTTTGAAAGCTGATGGAGCACTGGGAGTGGTAGACTACAAGTCTAGTTTAACTCAGTTCCAGTTTTCGAATTTCTTTAATGGCCTCAATTCCCAACTGCCAACCTATCTTGCTGCCCTTAAGGGAGAAGGAGAGCAAAACTTTTTCGGTGCTATGTACCTAGAAATGGCTGAACCTGTCCAATCTCTGTTGAACGTTAAGAGTTTGGCTGGAGCAGTAGCAGAAGCCAGCAAGTCAATGAAATACCAAGGGCTCTTTTTAGAAAAAGAAAGCAGTCATTTGGGTGAGTTTTACAGTAAAAATAAAGCCAACCAGCTGACTGATGAGGAGTTTCATCTCTTGCTAGACTACAATGCACATCTTTATAAGAAAGCAGCAGAGAAGATTTTAGAAGGACAGTTCGCCATCAATCCATACACAGAGAACGGCAGAAGTATTGCCCCATACGTCCAGCAACATCATGCAATTACAGGATTTGAAGCCAATTACCATTTGGGTCAAGCACGTTTCCTAGAAAAGTTACACCTAGCGGATGGCAAACGACTGGTCGGAGAAAAACTCAAGCAAGCTTGGTTTGAGAAAATGAGAGAGGAGTTGAATCGATGA